From Fimbriimonadaceae bacterium, the proteins below share one genomic window:
- a CDS encoding NADH-quinone oxidoreductase subunit N produces MFDFPVPTIDFASIAPILIVVVTGMVALIIEMIRPRHANSAMGIACLIGLFTAGYFTAQQFGQPDSETLAGMFVRDRFGLVMQLILVLAASLAVLFSDGYLRAKRIAFGEFYPLLIWSTAGAMMMATTKNLLMLFVGLEVLSISLYVLAGMSRTENKSEESALKYFLLGAFASGFLLYGIAMVYGATGSLHVSAISDAWTNGIGYQHTLLLFGLGLMLVGLGFKAAFVPFHQWTPDVYQGAPTNVTAFMAAGSKIAAIAALVRVLDGMLALSDYWMPALFWVAILTMSVGNLAACVQKDVKRILGYSSIAHAGYLLVAVLSHLSNPAEIGFGAISYYLVSYTLMTVGAFAIVTLGTKDGREATGLQDLNGLWQRSPYAAGLLVIFMISLIGIPPTAGFFGKLYIFNDALRAGLTPLAIVLAVNSIISIWYYAGIAKAALVAETEGEAPSRPLGAGLATAGTVCAAGLFAAVIFLTPLMDWLMGSGTTSNPPITASVQEFARK; encoded by the coding sequence ATGTTTGATTTCCCCGTCCCCACCATCGACTTCGCGTCCATCGCCCCGATCCTGATCGTGGTGGTGACCGGCATGGTCGCGCTGATCATCGAGATGATCCGTCCGCGCCACGCCAACAGCGCGATGGGCATCGCATGCCTGATCGGTTTGTTCACCGCGGGGTACTTCACCGCCCAGCAGTTCGGGCAGCCGGATTCGGAGACGCTCGCGGGGATGTTCGTGCGCGACCGGTTCGGCCTGGTCATGCAGCTCATTCTCGTGCTGGCCGCCTCGCTGGCCGTGCTGTTCAGCGACGGGTACCTGCGCGCCAAACGCATCGCGTTCGGCGAGTTCTATCCGCTGCTCATCTGGTCCACGGCCGGCGCGATGATGATGGCGACGACCAAGAACCTCCTGATGCTCTTTGTGGGGCTCGAGGTGCTTTCGATTTCGCTCTACGTGCTGGCGGGCATGAGCCGCACGGAGAACAAGTCCGAGGAGTCGGCGCTGAAATACTTCCTGCTCGGGGCCTTCGCCAGCGGGTTCCTGCTCTACGGCATCGCGATGGTCTACGGCGCCACCGGCAGCCTGCATGTGAGCGCGATCTCCGACGCATGGACCAACGGCATCGGCTACCAGCACACGCTGTTGCTGTTCGGGCTTGGGCTGATGCTGGTCGGCCTGGGATTCAAGGCCGCGTTCGTGCCGTTCCACCAGTGGACGCCGGACGTGTACCAGGGCGCGCCCACCAACGTCACGGCGTTCATGGCCGCCGGGTCGAAGATCGCGGCGATCGCCGCGCTGGTGCGCGTGCTGGACGGGATGCTCGCGCTCTCGGACTACTGGATGCCCGCGCTGTTCTGGGTTGCGATCCTCACGATGTCCGTGGGCAACCTCGCGGCGTGCGTGCAGAAGGACGTCAAGCGCATCCTCGGATACTCGAGCATCGCCCACGCGGGATACCTGCTGGTCGCGGTCCTTTCGCACCTGAGCAACCCGGCGGAGATCGGGTTTGGGGCCATCTCGTACTACCTCGTCTCCTACACGCTGATGACCGTCGGCGCCTTCGCCATCGTGACGCTGGGAACGAAGGACGGCCGGGAGGCCACCGGGCTGCAGGATCTGAACGGCCTGTGGCAGCGCTCTCCCTACGCGGCGGGGCTGCTCGTGATCTTCATGATCTCGCTGATCGGGATCCCGCCGACCGCGGGCTTCTTCGGAAAGCTGTACATCTTCAACGACGCGCTGCGCGCCGGGCTCACCCCGCTGGCCATCGTGCTTGCGGTGAACTCGATCATCAGCATCTGGTACTACGCGGGCATCGCGAAGGCAGCCCTGGTCGCGGAGACCGAAGGTGAAGCTCCTTCGCGGCCGCTGGGTGCCGGACTCGCGACGGCGGGCACCGTGTGCGCGGCGGGTCTGTTCGCCGCGGTGATCTTCCTGACGCCGCTCATGGACTGGCTCATGGGTTCGGGGACGACCAGCAACCCGCCCATCACCGCTTCGGTCCAGGAGTTCGCCCGGAAGTGA
- a CDS encoding sugar phosphate isomerase/epimerase: MKLAVSMYSYYRTVRDGGMDLPGFIREAKKIGADGVELLDFFYKDVESDRRAALDALTETGLPCPIFSVAQNFAKPLASERAHELEKIRFGIEEAGHFGAGVVRVFAGDVSPGVTFDEARAWIVEGLSEASKFAADAGVKLALENHGKLAGRGEQVRGLIEDVRAACGNDALGANPDTGNFLLVDQASHDAIAEVARLANMVHFKDFTHVTSDYTGHVFESLGGARYAGAAVGEGVVDLEACVDALRSAGFDGWLSIEFEGEEDPLAAVPRCVANARRYL; the protein is encoded by the coding sequence GTGAAGCTCGCCGTCAGCATGTACAGCTACTACCGCACGGTGCGGGACGGCGGCATGGATCTTCCCGGCTTCATTCGTGAGGCCAAGAAGATCGGGGCCGACGGCGTGGAGCTGCTCGACTTCTTCTACAAGGACGTCGAGTCGGACCGCCGAGCGGCGCTGGACGCGCTTACGGAGACCGGGCTTCCCTGCCCCATCTTTTCGGTGGCCCAGAACTTCGCCAAGCCTCTGGCTTCGGAACGCGCCCACGAGCTGGAGAAGATCCGGTTCGGCATCGAGGAGGCCGGCCATTTCGGCGCGGGCGTCGTGCGCGTGTTCGCCGGCGACGTGAGCCCCGGCGTGACCTTCGACGAGGCCCGGGCGTGGATCGTGGAGGGGCTTTCGGAGGCGTCGAAGTTTGCAGCCGACGCGGGAGTGAAACTCGCACTGGAGAATCACGGCAAACTCGCGGGCCGTGGCGAGCAGGTGCGCGGGCTCATCGAGGACGTGCGCGCGGCATGCGGCAACGACGCGCTGGGCGCGAATCCGGACACGGGCAACTTCCTGCTGGTGGACCAAGCCAGCCACGACGCCATCGCCGAGGTCGCTCGTCTCGCGAACATGGTGCACTTCAAAGACTTCACGCACGTGACAAGCGACTACACCGGCCACGTGTTCGAATCACTCGGCGGCGCGCGCTACGCGGGCGCGGCGGTCGGCGAGGGCGTGGTGGACCTCGAGGCGTGCGTCGATGCCCTGCGCAGTGCGGGCTTCGACGGCTGGCTCAGCATCGAGTTCGAAGGCGAGGAGGACCCGCTCGCCGCCGTGCCCCGTTGCGTCGCGAACGCCCGGCGTTACCTCTAG
- a CDS encoding DUF2961 domain-containing protein: MIVATLCCLMGLAHPLQASVVTTGSLFEEMVDLEALTRFPNPSYRTVQFSSYDRRSKTPGGPDWFANSDGFGGEPIPNFEKVLKEPDANGVGEYLMADVEGSGAIVRLWTAAIAGRLRVYIDDMTKPLYEGEADPFFRRPYHAFPQVKAIDEGRFGRTVYQRDASYAPIPFGRRLRIVWVGNLKEIHFYHINVREYEGAARVASFAPEDIERYHETIDRVTQTLAEPEGGQVGDSTKPMQADLAPGETKELLSLEGPGAIRDFWLRLGADHLDAALRQTVLKISCDGFPRGQVQCPVGDFFGAAPGINPYRSLPFSVDPDGRMSCRFVMPFAKTLRMTVTNLGTQTVHVAGEAHPTPYVWDESSMHFRAGWRVGNDLVASNVDVQDLPFLIARGKGIYVGSTSILLNPSPIPTPAGDWWGEGDEKVFVDDDVRPSTFGTGSEDYYNYSWSSPDIFTFPYCGQPRNDGPGNRGFVADYRWHILDGIPFARSIDFRMELKSHERTPGMSYARTGYFYARPGTLDDVPDIQPDDVRELHPPVWQPAARGAARNSQFYEADRVVGGANTSIRSGAIWSDGQALVWKPQAIGERKMVKLPVAMTGKYRVHVTAGLDPSSGLVSMWLDGHPAGPPKPVLLDLFDPYRTLSRTFSLDPADLTAGEHTVVLEYRGANPKVSHPEITLDFFWVQSAG; the protein is encoded by the coding sequence ATGATCGTCGCTACCTTGTGTTGCCTGATGGGCCTGGCCCACCCCCTCCAAGCCTCGGTCGTGACCACGGGGTCGCTGTTCGAAGAGATGGTCGACCTCGAAGCCCTCACTCGGTTTCCGAACCCGTCGTATCGAACCGTGCAGTTCTCCTCGTACGACCGGCGCAGCAAGACTCCGGGCGGGCCCGACTGGTTTGCCAACTCCGACGGCTTCGGCGGGGAGCCGATTCCGAACTTCGAGAAGGTGCTCAAGGAGCCCGACGCCAACGGGGTCGGCGAGTACCTGATGGCCGACGTCGAGGGGTCCGGCGCGATCGTCCGCCTCTGGACCGCCGCCATCGCTGGGCGCCTCCGCGTGTACATCGACGACATGACGAAGCCCCTCTACGAGGGCGAGGCCGATCCCTTCTTCCGGCGGCCCTACCACGCCTTTCCGCAGGTCAAGGCGATCGACGAGGGGCGCTTTGGCCGCACGGTCTACCAACGGGACGCCTCGTACGCGCCGATCCCCTTTGGGAGACGACTCCGCATCGTCTGGGTTGGGAATCTCAAGGAGATCCACTTCTATCACATCAACGTGAGGGAGTACGAGGGGGCGGCCCGAGTGGCCTCCTTCGCGCCCGAAGACATCGAGCGCTACCACGAGACCATCGATCGCGTGACGCAGACGCTGGCAGAACCCGAAGGGGGGCAGGTGGGCGACTCGACCAAACCCATGCAGGCTGACCTCGCTCCCGGGGAAACCAAGGAGTTGCTGAGCCTTGAGGGTCCCGGGGCGATTCGAGACTTCTGGCTCCGCCTGGGGGCCGACCATCTGGATGCGGCTTTGCGCCAAACGGTGCTGAAGATCTCGTGCGACGGCTTTCCCCGGGGACAGGTTCAGTGCCCTGTGGGCGACTTCTTCGGGGCGGCGCCCGGCATCAACCCGTACCGTTCGCTGCCCTTCTCCGTCGACCCCGACGGCCGCATGAGTTGCCGATTCGTGATGCCGTTCGCGAAGACCCTGCGGATGACCGTCACGAACCTCGGAACGCAGACGGTGCATGTGGCCGGCGAAGCTCACCCGACACCCTATGTTTGGGATGAGTCCTCCATGCACTTCCGCGCGGGCTGGCGCGTCGGGAACGACCTCGTCGCGTCGAACGTAGACGTGCAGGACCTTCCCTTCCTGATCGCGCGTGGAAAGGGGATCTACGTCGGATCGACCTCGATCCTCCTCAACCCCTCCCCGATCCCCACCCCGGCCGGCGACTGGTGGGGCGAGGGGGACGAAAAGGTGTTCGTGGACGACGACGTACGCCCGTCGACCTTCGGGACGGGCTCCGAGGATTACTACAACTACTCGTGGTCCTCGCCGGACATCTTCACCTTCCCGTACTGCGGGCAACCGCGCAACGACGGCCCGGGCAACCGTGGGTTCGTCGCGGACTACCGCTGGCACATCTTGGACGGCATCCCGTTCGCCCGATCGATCGATTTCAGGATGGAGCTGAAGAGCCACGAGCGGACGCCGGGCATGTCCTACGCCAGGACCGGCTACTTCTATGCCCGCCCGGGCACGCTCGACGATGTGCCGGACATCCAACCCGACGATGTCCGGGAGCTGCACCCGCCCGTGTGGCAACCGGCAGCCAGAGGAGCGGCCCGAAACTCCCAGTTCTACGAAGCGGACCGCGTCGTCGGGGGTGCGAACACGTCCATCCGCTCGGGCGCGATCTGGTCCGATGGCCAGGCGCTTGTCTGGAAGCCCCAGGCCATCGGCGAACGCAAGATGGTGAAGTTGCCGGTCGCCATGACCGGGAAGTATCGGGTCCACGTCACCGCGGGCTTAGACCCGAGTTCCGGGCTGGTATCGATGTGGCTGGACGGCCACCCGGCCGGGCCGCCCAAACCGGTCTTGCTCGACCTGTTCGATCCGTACCGAACATTGTCGAGGACGTTCTCGCTCGATCCCGCCGACCTGACGGCAGGCGAGCACACCGTGGTCCTCGAGTATCGGGGTGCGAATCCGAAGGTGTCCCACCCGGAAATCACGCTCGACTTCTTCTGGGTGCAAAGCGCCGGCTAA
- a CDS encoding choice-of-anchor D domain-containing protein, translating into MAKDKKLPQEKGTKQRSTGKTKKKSLIPRLSESSSERVHSHVREKLLHTLEKGREAFPSLHPPGFGSSWRGLGDSCHYLSENRLEWWANYHEARTDDADQPLKTDAIREDDEFVCEFMPGLASFATFEGVSNGDRPELAGNAFTMRSSDPGYSPRVRRTQLQVDDEMGQMQPTEFHAAAVLERQIGGEPDPGERRPTLIIEFHELQRAVGLSFGFLDEPGGPDAIPASDCRLIAYDVDGRIVTEASGGILASGRSQRGRITKGTAFNHLGVTDRDAGIAYVELEFYADDDDPETGEQRFIQAPQLIFRVWHEPFPAAAVNQGFLVLANPSGSGLSSQTIDLDLPFRCSAAAAVLRGFAVEFTDGPVDARGFSVRVEAFHAPDGWKLVAHGDAKAEENAPWRIRVDYAVLAWDKAVMEVEHGYARFAVGGGPDRLVTALAPDPCGRTSCDHYAACLSGFGFFNAEADDLERIRFRTLQPRRGPRDSHGYPRVAWPMEIEIEADADVTRRLGNAVLFGGSPVLGSGGAEVTHGNDGSEAIPTTEGVILVEEGAVEFTHDQPYRPWREPPEFYFQVANSQGELAKLAFAIQAEMALASIGTVEMEIGGSVRSLDVEVRGTHFDGEKLLFDRAGGVSKEDVEFDDVGNETDNGERHSIVVWPQVSGLVRTGFSMPRRIETQGARYEGAVENVLSLSPTTFGALRNAGSAAMHILGARVEGDEAAEFSPMLGLLPRGAGRQGPEYDRLRRAGNLIPARNLADFAPVTLGAGQILVVGGACLPGGPGVRRASLILTTDDRLRPTVSIDLETRVVESQADGLVVPNPVDFGNVPVGQQRTRNLIVLSIGRTALLVTDIGFQGTHTDFDHVLTGEFFESGTPDQVDPGDMWPWGTLTVRFTPSSTGTKQASFRVQTNAGALTVAVSGKGV; encoded by the coding sequence ATGGCAAAGGACAAAAAGCTGCCGCAGGAGAAGGGGACGAAACAACGGAGCACGGGGAAGACGAAGAAGAAGAGTCTCATCCCCCGCCTCTCCGAGAGCTCCTCCGAACGGGTGCACAGCCACGTTCGGGAGAAGCTGCTCCATACGCTCGAAAAGGGCCGGGAAGCATTCCCTTCGCTGCACCCGCCTGGATTTGGATCGTCGTGGCGTGGTCTGGGGGATTCTTGCCACTATCTCTCCGAGAACAGGCTCGAGTGGTGGGCCAACTACCACGAGGCGCGCACGGACGATGCCGACCAACCGCTGAAGACGGATGCGATTCGTGAGGACGACGAGTTCGTCTGCGAGTTCATGCCAGGCCTTGCCAGTTTCGCCACCTTCGAGGGCGTTTCCAACGGGGACCGGCCCGAGCTGGCCGGCAACGCATTCACGATGCGGTCCTCCGATCCGGGTTACTCCCCACGTGTTCGAAGGACTCAGCTCCAGGTCGACGATGAGATGGGCCAGATGCAACCGACCGAGTTCCACGCGGCCGCAGTATTGGAGAGGCAAATCGGCGGCGAGCCGGACCCAGGTGAACGGCGCCCGACGCTGATCATCGAATTCCACGAACTGCAACGAGCGGTCGGCCTGAGTTTCGGTTTTCTCGACGAACCAGGCGGGCCAGACGCTATTCCCGCGTCCGACTGCCGGTTGATCGCCTACGATGTGGATGGGCGCATCGTCACCGAGGCGTCGGGCGGGATTCTGGCGAGCGGACGTTCTCAGCGCGGTCGGATCACGAAGGGGACAGCATTCAACCACCTCGGGGTCACGGATCGGGACGCAGGGATCGCCTACGTGGAGCTTGAGTTCTACGCCGATGACGACGATCCGGAGACGGGCGAGCAGCGTTTCATTCAGGCGCCCCAGCTCATCTTCCGCGTGTGGCACGAGCCGTTTCCGGCCGCGGCAGTGAACCAGGGCTTCCTTGTGTTGGCGAACCCTTCGGGATCGGGGCTCAGTTCGCAGACAATCGATCTCGACTTGCCCTTCCGATGCAGCGCGGCCGCGGCCGTGTTGCGCGGGTTCGCGGTCGAATTCACCGACGGGCCGGTGGACGCGCGAGGCTTCTCTGTACGGGTAGAGGCGTTCCACGCTCCGGACGGATGGAAACTCGTTGCGCACGGGGACGCCAAGGCTGAAGAGAATGCTCCGTGGCGGATCCGGGTGGACTATGCGGTGCTGGCCTGGGACAAGGCAGTCATGGAGGTGGAGCACGGCTACGCGCGGTTCGCCGTAGGGGGTGGTCCCGATCGGCTGGTCACCGCTCTGGCACCCGACCCGTGCGGGCGAACCTCGTGCGATCACTACGCCGCCTGCCTCTCAGGTTTCGGATTCTTCAATGCCGAAGCCGACGATCTTGAGAGGATACGATTTCGTACGCTGCAACCCCGTCGTGGCCCTCGGGACTCACATGGCTACCCCCGGGTCGCGTGGCCGATGGAGATAGAGATCGAGGCGGATGCGGACGTCACCCGCCGCCTGGGCAATGCCGTGCTCTTCGGAGGTTCTCCAGTGCTGGGGAGCGGGGGCGCGGAAGTGACGCATGGCAACGATGGTTCCGAAGCGATCCCAACCACCGAGGGCGTGATTCTCGTCGAAGAGGGAGCGGTTGAATTCACGCACGATCAGCCGTATCGGCCGTGGCGGGAGCCGCCCGAGTTCTACTTCCAGGTCGCCAATTCGCAGGGCGAACTGGCGAAGCTCGCCTTTGCGATCCAGGCGGAGATGGCGCTCGCGAGCATCGGCACCGTGGAGATGGAGATCGGTGGATCGGTCCGAAGCTTGGACGTCGAGGTACGGGGCACCCACTTCGATGGCGAGAAACTGTTGTTCGATCGAGCCGGTGGCGTCTCGAAAGAGGATGTCGAATTCGACGACGTTGGAAACGAGACCGATAATGGCGAGCGGCATTCCATCGTTGTCTGGCCGCAAGTATCGGGTCTTGTTCGGACAGGATTCTCGATGCCCCGCCGCATCGAGACCCAAGGAGCGCGGTACGAGGGGGCCGTTGAGAACGTTCTGTCTCTCTCGCCGACGACCTTCGGGGCGCTACGCAATGCGGGCTCGGCAGCGATGCATATTCTGGGGGCGCGGGTCGAAGGCGATGAGGCCGCGGAGTTCTCGCCGATGCTCGGACTGCTGCCGAGGGGAGCGGGCCGCCAAGGGCCGGAGTACGACCGCCTGCGCCGTGCCGGAAACCTCATCCCCGCCCGAAATCTCGCCGATTTCGCACCGGTGACCCTGGGAGCTGGGCAGATCTTGGTCGTTGGGGGCGCATGTTTGCCCGGCGGACCTGGGGTCCGGCGCGCCTCGTTGATCCTGACTACGGACGATCGCCTTCGGCCAACGGTGTCGATCGATCTGGAGACACGCGTCGTCGAGTCGCAGGCCGACGGCCTGGTGGTTCCCAACCCCGTGGACTTCGGCAACGTCCCAGTAGGCCAGCAAAGGACGCGCAATCTCATAGTGCTCTCGATCGGACGCACGGCATTGTTGGTGACCGATATCGGGTTCCAGGGGACGCACACCGACTTCGACCATGTCCTGACTGGCGAGTTCTTTGAGTCCGGGACCCCGGACCAAGTCGATCCCGGCGACATGTGGCCCTGGGGAACGCTCACGGTTCGTTTCACCCCGTCGTCCACTGGGACAAAGCAAGCGTCCTTCCGCGTTCAGACGAACGCGGGCGCCCTCACGGTGGCAGTAAGCGGGAAGGGGGTGTGA